A stretch of the Fusobacterium varium genome encodes the following:
- the groEL gene encoding molecular chaperone GroEL has translation MAKILKFDEEARKKLEKGVNILADAVKVTLGPRGRNVVLEKSYGSPLITNDGVSIAKEIELEDPFENMGAQLVKEVATKSNDVAGDGTTTATILAQAIVKEGLKMVSAGANPMFIKKGIDKATKEVIEHLKARAKKIQSNDEIAQVASVSAGDEEIGKLIAQAMEKVGETGVITVEEAKSLETTLEVVEGMQFDKGYISPYMVTDTERMTAELDNPYILITDKKISSMKDILPVLEETVQASRPVLIIADELEGEALTTLVINKLRGTLNVVAVKAPAFGDRRKAMLEDIAVLTGGEVISEEKGMKLEETTITQLGRAKKVKVTKDMTVVVDGMGTSEDIKGRVNSIKNQIEATTSDYDKEKLQERLAKLSGGVAVIKVGAATETEMKDKKLRIEDALNATRAAVEEGIVPGGGTILLEIVRAMENFKLEGEEGIGVEIVKKALTSPLRQIAENAGVDGAVVVEKVREMEEGFGFNAATEKYVNMVEAGIIDPAKVTRSAIQNAASVSSLILTTEVLVATKKEAKEPEMGNPGMMPGMM, from the coding sequence ATGGCAAAAATATTAAAATTTGATGAAGAAGCAAGAAAAAAACTTGAAAAAGGTGTAAATATATTAGCAGATGCAGTAAAGGTAACATTAGGACCAAGAGGAAGAAATGTTGTTCTTGAAAAAAGTTATGGATCACCACTTATTACAAATGATGGAGTATCTATTGCAAAAGAAATAGAATTGGAAGATCCATTTGAGAATATGGGAGCTCAATTAGTAAAAGAAGTGGCAACTAAATCAAATGATGTAGCAGGAGATGGAACTACAACAGCTACTATATTAGCACAAGCCATAGTAAAAGAAGGATTGAAAATGGTAAGTGCAGGAGCAAATCCTATGTTTATCAAGAAAGGTATTGATAAAGCAACTAAAGAAGTTATTGAACATCTTAAAGCAAGAGCTAAAAAAATTCAATCTAATGATGAAATAGCACAAGTAGCATCAGTATCGGCAGGAGATGAAGAAATTGGAAAACTTATAGCTCAGGCTATGGAAAAAGTTGGAGAAACAGGAGTTATAACTGTAGAAGAAGCAAAATCTCTTGAAACAACTTTAGAAGTAGTAGAGGGAATGCAATTTGATAAAGGATATATTTCTCCTTATATGGTAACAGATACTGAAAGAATGACAGCAGAACTTGATAATCCATATATTCTTATAACAGATAAAAAAATATCAAGTATGAAAGATATACTTCCAGTATTGGAAGAAACAGTACAAGCTTCAAGACCAGTGCTTATAATAGCAGATGAACTTGAAGGGGAAGCACTTACTACACTTGTAATCAATAAATTAAGAGGAACTTTAAATGTTGTAGCAGTAAAAGCACCAGCATTTGGTGACAGAAGAAAGGCTATGTTAGAAGATATAGCAGTCCTTACTGGTGGAGAAGTAATTTCTGAAGAAAAAGGAATGAAACTTGAAGAAACAACTATTACTCAGTTAGGAAGAGCTAAAAAAGTAAAAGTAACAAAAGATATGACTGTAGTAGTAGATGGAATGGGAACATCTGAAGATATCAAAGGAAGAGTAAATTCTATAAAAAATCAAATAGAAGCTACAACTTCTGATTATGATAAAGAAAAATTACAGGAAAGACTTGCTAAATTATCTGGTGGGGTAGCTGTTATAAAAGTAGGAGCAGCTACAGAAACAGAAATGAAAGATAAAAAATTGAGAATAGAAGATGCTCTAAATGCTACAAGAGCAGCAGTAGAAGAAGGAATAGTGCCTGGAGGAGGAACTATTTTATTAGAAATTGTAAGAGCTATGGAAAACTTCAAACTTGAAGGTGAAGAAGGTATTGGAGTAGAAATAGTTAAAAAGGCATTGACTTCGCCACTAAGACAAATAGCAGAAAATGCTGGAGTGGATGGAGCAGTTGTTGTAGAAAAAGTAAGAGAAATGGAAGAAGGATTTGGATTTAATGCTGCAACTGAAAAATATGTAAATATGGTAGAAGCAGGAATTATAGATCCAGCTAAGGTAACTAGATCAGCAATACAAAATGCTGCATCAGTATCTTCATTGATACTTACTACTGAAGTATTAGTTGCTACTAAAAAAGAGGCAAAAGAACCTGAAATGGGTAATCCTGGAATGATGCCTGGAATGATGTAA
- the groES gene encoding molecular chaperone GroES: MNIRPIGERVLVKLVKVEEKTASGIILPGAGDKEKPNLGEIIAVGKGEKLSDIKVGEKVVYAKFSGTEIKDGEEKYLILNIEDILAVIE, from the coding sequence GTGAATATCAGACCAATAGGAGAAAGAGTTTTAGTTAAACTTGTAAAAGTGGAAGAAAAAACTGCAAGCGGAATTATTCTTCCAGGAGCTGGAGATAAGGAAAAACCTAATTTAGGTGAAATTATCGCAGTAGGAAAGGGAGAAAAACTATCTGATATCAAAGTTGGAGAAAAGGTAGTTTATGCTAAATTTTCTGGAACTGAGATAAAGGATGGAGAAGAGAAATATCTTATTTTAAATATAGAAGATATATTAGCAGTAATTGAATAA
- a CDS encoding putative efflux transporter gives MQKEKVDLSEFYKSFLTIGIPLMIQQLISSSLNFIDNLMIGRLGTEFIAAVGFANSVYRILDLFLFGLCSGMGVFIAQYFGKKNFEMIRRILGKLVLAGITLSLIFSIITFIGAEKIIGIFTKEPQVLSIGVSYIRRALFSYTFYAISFSIGFCLRAMGLTRIPMISASIGVTANTFFNYCFIYGNLGFPRLEEKGAALATVIARMLELLTILFIVYKKDFNLKGNIQSYLNLPKNLIKEIIKISTPVFLTEMLWILGVVSLSVAYSKLGTTQAACVQIADIITAISSILFMGISNSASVIIGHTIGKGDKNKVITYSRKILQIAFGMAVISLLLVQGLTNTIVSLYHLPPETHIMAVKTMRTVGMFVFLKMINWTLLIGLFRAGGDTKVAFCLDIFPLWFYAVPVAFIGAYYKVPVYILVGIADFSEVIKLASSLFRYKTLKWIRDVTV, from the coding sequence ATGCAAAAAGAAAAAGTAGATTTATCTGAATTTTATAAGAGTTTCCTTACTATTGGAATACCTTTAATGATACAGCAGCTCATATCTTCATCACTAAACTTTATCGATAATCTGATGATAGGAAGATTAGGAACTGAATTTATTGCTGCAGTTGGATTTGCCAACAGTGTCTACAGGATACTGGATCTTTTCTTATTTGGATTATGTAGTGGTATGGGAGTATTTATAGCTCAATATTTTGGTAAAAAAAACTTTGAAATGATAAGAAGAATATTAGGAAAACTTGTTCTTGCAGGTATTACTCTTTCTCTTATCTTTTCTATTATCACTTTTATTGGAGCTGAAAAAATAATTGGAATTTTTACTAAAGAACCACAGGTTTTATCTATTGGAGTATCTTATATTAGAAGAGCACTGTTTTCTTATACATTTTATGCCATCTCTTTTAGTATAGGTTTCTGTCTAAGAGCTATGGGACTTACTAGAATACCTATGATATCTGCTTCTATTGGTGTTACTGCAAATACATTTTTCAATTACTGCTTTATATATGGTAATTTAGGATTTCCACGTTTAGAAGAAAAAGGAGCTGCTTTAGCAACTGTTATTGCTAGAATGTTAGAACTTTTAACTATTTTATTTATAGTTTATAAAAAAGATTTTAATTTGAAGGGAAATATCCAATCATATTTAAATCTTCCTAAAAATCTTATAAAAGAAATAATAAAAATTTCTACTCCTGTTTTTCTTACAGAAATGTTGTGGATACTTGGAGTAGTTTCTCTTTCAGTAGCATATTCAAAACTTGGAACTACACAGGCAGCCTGTGTACAGATAGCTGATATTATCACTGCTATTTCCTCTATATTATTTATGGGAATATCTAATTCAGCTTCAGTTATAATTGGACATACTATTGGAAAGGGAGATAAAAATAAAGTTATTACATATTCAAGAAAAATACTGCAAATAGCTTTTGGAATGGCTGTAATTAGTCTTTTACTTGTTCAAGGTCTTACTAATACTATTGTTTCATTGTATCATCTGCCACCAGAAACACATATAATGGCTGTGAAAACTATGAGAACTGTTGGTATGTTTGTTTTTCTAAAAATGATTAACTGGACTCTGCTTATAGGATTATTCAGAGCAGGAGGAGATACAAAAGTTGCATTTTGCTTAGATATATTTCCGCTATGGTTCTATGCCGTTCCAGTGGCTTTTATTGGAGCATATTACAAAGTACCTGTTTATATTTTAGTTGGAATAGCAGATTTTTCAGAAGTTATAAAACTTGCTTCTTCATTATTCAGATATAAAACTTTAAAATGGATAAGAGATGTCACTGTATAG